Proteins encoded within one genomic window of Tamandua tetradactyla isolate mTamTet1 chromosome 11, mTamTet1.pri, whole genome shotgun sequence:
- the LOC143649706 gene encoding olfactory receptor 10H1-like, protein MQGANRSALPEFTLVGFSTFPWQLLPAFFLLFLLMYLFTLLGNLLIVVTIWSERSLHTPMYLFLCALSISEVLYTFTIIPRMLADLLSSRHSIAFLACASQMFFAFTFGFTHSFLLTVMGYDRYVAICHPLHYHVLMSPRVCACLAAWSWAGGSVLGLMVTTSVFHLTFCGPHEVHHFACHVLPLLKLACGDDVPVVAMGMGLMCITVLLGCFILILLSYAFIVTTIVRIPSAEGRRKAFSTCASHLTVVVVHYSFASFIYVKPKGPQSMEGDTLMGTTYTVLTPFLSPIIFSLRNKELKIAMRKTFLSKLCSEKS, encoded by the coding sequence ATGCAGGGGGCCAATCGCTCTGCATTGCCTGAGTTCACCCTCGTCGGCTTCTCCACCTTCCCGTGGCAGCTGCTGCCTGccttcttcctgctcttcctgCTGATGTACCTGTTCACGCTGCTGGGCAACCTGCTCATCGTGGTCACCATCTGGAGTGAGCGCAGCCTCCACACGCCCATGTACCTCTTCCTCTGTGCCCTGTCCATCTCTGAGGTCCTCTACACCTTCACCATCATCCCGCGCATGCTGGCCGACCTGCTCTCCTCACGGCACTCCATCGCCTTCCTGGCCTGTGCCAGCCAGATGTTTTTTGCCTTCACATTTGGCTTCACCCACTCCTTCCTGCTCACTGTCATGGGCTATGACCGCTACGTGGCCATCTGCCACCCCCTGCACTACCATGTGCTCATGAGCCCCAGAGTCTGTGCCTGCCTGGCGGCCTGGTCTTGGGCGGGAGGCTCAGTCTTGGGGCTGATGGTGACCACGTCCGTTTTCCACCTCACCTTCTGTGGGCCCCATGAGGTCCACCATTTTGCATGCCACGTGCTCCCTCTCCTGAAGTTGGCCTGTGGGGACGATGTGCCAGTCGTGGCCATGGGCATGGGTCTGATGTGCATCACAGTCCTACTGGGCTGCTTCATCCTCATCCTCCTCTCCTATGCCTTCATCGTGACCACTATCGTGAGGATCCCATCTGCTGAGGGTCGGCgtaaagccttctccacctgtgcgTCCCACCTCACCGTGGTCGTCGTGCACTACAGCTTTGCCTCTTTCATCTATGTCAAGCCCAAGGGCCCCCAGTCCATGGAAGGTGACACCCTTATGGGCACCACCTACACAGTCCTCACGCCCTTCCTTAGCCCCATCATCTTCAGTCTCAGGAACAAGGAGCTGAAGATCGCCATGAGAAAGACCTTCCTCAGCAAACTCTGCTCAGAGAAGTCATGA